CCCGCAGCCTCTCCGCGAGCTCCCCCAGCTGGCTCCAGCGGCGCCCCTCCTCCACCCGCTCCTGCAGCCGGTCGAGGGTCTGGTGCAGCTCCGCGATGCGCTGCTCGCACTCCACCAGCTCGAGCTCCTGGGCCACCAGCTGACGGCGCCGGGACCGCAGCTCTTCGAGCTCCTCTTCGAGCTCCTGCAAGCGCTCCACCCGCCGGCTGACGGCGCCCAGACCGGGCTGCAGAAGTCCCTCCGCCTCCTCCCGAAGGCCGTCCATGGCGTCCTGAGGGGAAATACTGGCGGTGCCCAGGCTGGCCCCTACGATGCGGTCTTGAACCGCCGAGCCGCTGAGGGTACCGAGGCTTTGCAGCTCGTCCAGCGCGAAACCGTAAACACTGCTGTACTGGCGCCGGTCCACCGCTCCCAAGAGCCCGCGGAGACGCTCCCCTCCCAGCTCCATCCCGTCCTCGTCGCGCACCTCGAGCTCGTCCCCGGCGCCGTCCCGGCGGCGCTCCACCACCACCACCGACCCATCCTCCTGCACCAGCTCCAGCAGCACCCGCTGCCGGGCGGTGCCGTTGGTCAGATTGCCGACGAAGCCGAAGAGGCCACAGCGAATGGCTTCCAGGAGAGTGCTCTTACCCGCTTCGTTGGCTCCCAGGATGACGTTGAGGTTCGGACCCAAGGGTTCCAGGCTGTGGTCTCGATGATCTCCGAAGCCGTCCAACTCGACGCGCCGAATCCACATCACGCGTCCTCGAGGGTGAGGGCCCACAGGGCCTCGGCGGTGGCCAGGGAAAGGAGCTCTTCGAGATTCTGCGCCGGGGCCAGCTCTGCGGGCCAGATCTTCTCGGGCAGCCCCGCCCGGTCGAGCAACTCCTGCACCGTGGCGCGCAGCGCCTCCTGACCGCCCTCGGTACCGGCGCGGCTCTGTTCTTCCAACACCGCCTCGGCGAAGCTCTCCGCTGGGATTCCTTCCCGGGCGGGCGTGGGCAAGACCTCCATCGCCGGCGGCCCGAGGATCACCCGGTCGCCGAACCGCTCTCCCAGAGCTTTGCGCAGAGCGTTCTCGAAGCGGCTGCGGGAGGACGCCAGGCCACCTCGCACCGACAGGTGGAGCAAGACCAGCTCGACCTCCCTCGGCAGCTCCCCGTCGATCTCCTGCACCACCCGCCGCACTTCGGACTCCAGCGTCTGAGCGGTGCTCAGCTCCACCGCCTGAGCGTGCCAGGCCACCGGGCCCAGGGGCCGGAATCGACATTTCGGAGGTCGGGAGCGGCCATCGGCCCACTCGATGAGGGAGCAGCCCCGCAGGCCGGTCTCCCGGGGCCAGCGGGCCTGGGCGCAACCAGGGTCGTGGATCAAGGGATCCGCTTCGGACCAGGTGCGGTGTCGGTGGGCGCTCCCCAAGAGCCAGGCGTCGAGGCCACTGCGTTCCACTTCCCGCAGGCGCAGCGCGCCGCGCAGATCCCCGACCCGGCGCTCGGCGGTCACCGTGCCGTGGCGCACCGCCACCTGCACGGCGTCCTCGTGCTCCGGATCCCGGCGCCTTGCCGAGGGCAGGCGGCTGCCCTCCACCGCCGGATCCCGGGAGTACCCCACCACCGACACCACCACCCGTCCGCCCCGCCGCACCAGGAACTCGGGATGTTCAGGGGTCAGCAGGGTCGAACCGGCGGGGAGCTCGAAGCCACTCCAGACAGACGAGGAGAGACAATCCCCCTCCCCGGCCACCAAGACCGTAGGAATCTCCTCCGCAGCCAGCTCCTCCAGCCCTTCCACCAGCCAGCGGCGAGCCTCCAAGGGCGCCTCCCCATCCAGGGTGTCCCCGGCCAGCACCACCAGGTCCACCTCCTCCTCCACCGCCACCTGCACCAGCTGGCGCCAGGCAGCATGGGTCGCCCCGGCGCACAAGGCTCGCTCCGCAGCCCCCAACTCCCCGGGTAAACACTCCATGGGAGCACCCAGGTGCAGGTCGGCTGCGTGCAGCAGTCGGATCTTCTTCATCGGTCTTGGCGGACCCGGCCGGTCACCCGTTCCCACATTCGCAATCTTCCCGGTACCACGATGTCCCCGGCGCTTCTATGATCCGAGCACTAAGGCTCGGCATTCAGTCGTAAGCTCCTCAGCTGCTCAGCGCCAAGTAAGGGTCGGCACGCCCTCCGCCTCAAGGATGATTTCGAGCAACCTTGGCGATCAGGGGAGCACAAGCCTTGGGAGCTTACTTCGATTCAAAAGTGAACTGGCATCATGACAGAAACTGCCAGCTCCGAGCAAATTGTAGAAGGTCATACAAAACGGTAGCCGCGCTCCGCCTAGTATTCGGTCTCCGAAGACCTTCACCCCCTTCGTTCTACCTGGAAAGCTGCAAGATTCATGCACAAAAGGGGGACGAGCCCTGCGGCCCGTCCCCCATCCTCCCGGTTCATCCGCTCAGGACGCTCCGGTCAGCGACTCAGAGATCCGTCGGATCGCTGTCGTCGTCATCATCGTCGTCATCATCGTCGTCGTCATCGTCGTCCCCCGGCGGTGGCGGCGGCGGCTCCACCGAGCCCGGCAAACCGAAGCCGCTGTCCAGGCCTTGGAGCTCGAAGCTGCCGTCGGGCCCTGCCAGCTCGCCGTACTCGCTCACCCAATAAGACTGCCGCGCCTCGACGTCGATCTCGATGAGAGCACCGAAGGCCACGTCGGCGGCGAACAGCCGCCCCTGACAGTTGTGGGCCAGGCTGAAGACGGTGCTGGCACCGGTCTGGTGGGCGAAGTCCGCCTGCGGCAGAGTGAACTGGTAGGTCATCTGCCCCGTCGGGCTGAGGGTGAAGAGGTTGCGGTTGCCCGCATCGATGACCCACAGCTCGCCGGTGCGCGGGTTGAAGCTCAGGCCCCGACCCTGGGAGACACCGACGCTGCCCAGAGCCACCGCTTCCCCGGTGCTGGGGTTGATGGAGAACAGGCAGTTGGGGCCGCAGCCTTGGATTTGATCCAGGCTGACGCCGTAGATCAGGCCCGGGGTGAAGCCGTAGTTGGCCGCCGCCGGAGGCGCGATATCCATCGAGTGGACGTTGGAAGCGCCGCCGGTGAAGGGGCCCACCAGGGTCACCAGACCGGTGGCCAGATCCACCCGGTAGAGGGAGTCGTCGCCGTCGCCGGTGGCGAAGAGCAGCGAGTTGTCCTGGGAGTTGGAGGTCAGGGTGGTGATGCCGGACGAAGCGCCGACGATGTCCGACCCCTCGATGTTCAGCGGCATGGTGTCGCCGGTGAAGACATCGGAGATGACCATGTCGCCGTCGGTGTTGTGGAAGACACCGTAGAGGTTGTAGCCATCGCAATCGACCACCGCCACGTCACCGCAGATCTGCAGCAGCACGTCGTCGTAGTCGCCGTCGCCGAGGTACCAGCCGTCCTCCCAGCCGACGAAGAGCGGTCCGCCCTCGGTCTCGTTGGGGACGATGTTGGCGTGGACGAAGCCGTCCAGATTGTTGCTTCCGGCGCCGCTGATGAAGAAGTCGCCGAAGGGGGTGAAGAGCCCCAGCTCGAGCTGCGAGCCGGCGACGAACTTGCCCAGGTTGAAGCGGGTCCCCTCGGGGGTGGACAGGGACGGATAGGTCCGGCCGTCGGGCAGCACGACCTGGTTCTCCCAGGCGGCGGTTTCACCGCGCAGCACCGTGAGGGTGACGTCGGCCTTGTCCGAGTACACCACGATGCGGTTGGCCGGCGCCTCGTAGCCGTCGCCCACGTAGCGCTCCTCCATCGGCGCGCAGGGCAGCTGCGGGCCAGTGCACAGGGCGTCCAGGCTCTGGATGTTGTAGTTGCCGTTGTAGGAGGCGCTGCCCTGGGTGCCCACCCAATAGCTCTGCTGGGCGACGGGATCGATCTCCAGCAGCACGCCGAAGGAGAGGTCGATGGCGTACATCCCGCCCTCGGGGCTGTGGCCGAGGCTGAAGACGGTGGCAGCACCGCTCTTGTCGTTCCAATTGAAACCCGGCAGGCTGAACTGATAGCTGACGTTGCCCATGCCGTCGACGGTGTAGAGAGTGTTGCCGCCGGAGTCCAGCAGCCACAGCTCGCCGGTGATGGGATCGAAGCTGGCGCCGCGCACCTGGTTCACCGGCAGACCGGCGATCTTCTGCGCCTCGCCGCTGGAACGGCGGATCTTGTACAGGCAATTGCCCCAACAATCCTGGACCCCGTCGATGCTCACACCATAGATGGCACCGGTCTCGAAACCATAGACGGAAGCCGCCTCCGGCGCGATGTCCATGGCCTGGACGTTGGTGGCGCCGTTGTCAAAGGCCCCCACCAGGTCGGTGGTGCCAGTGGTCACGTCGACCCGGTAGAGGGAATCATTGCCGTCCCCGGTAGCCACGTAGAGAGCGTTGTCCTCCGGGGCGCTGGTGATGGCGGTGACGCCGGAGAGCCCGGACTGGCCGCTACCCGCGGCGATGAGGGTCGAAGTACCGGTGAGAGGATCGACCAGCACCACCTCCCCGTTGCCACTCACCACCACCCCTGCCAGGCTCGGGTCACTGCAGGTGGGGCCCTGGGCCAGAGCCGTCCCCATCACCACCAGCGCCAGAGCTGTCATCACCGATAAGATCCAATTCCGTTGCATTCGCGATCCTCCTTGCCGAATTCAAGCAAAAAAACTTTCTATTCCTGGGCTTCGACGGGCGCAGCTCTCCCTTGCGGGATGCTTCCTGGAGAACTTGCGCAGAGCTCACTCCAGGAGCGCTCCCCACCATGCCAGGCGCTTATCGAAAAGAATCTAAGTGACTCATTCCTCACGCCTTATGAGTGCCGCACTCAAGGCATATTCAACATCGATGCCAGCCTGAGGAGGTCAGTTTTTCCGCTTTTCCGACGAGGGCTCCGAGGCGCGTCGCAGATCATCCTTGCGAGTTTTCGGGCTTTTGCAAGGACTGAGTCTTCAATAGCAATATGAAGATTAGTTCCTTTATAGATCAGCAAACCTGCGTCTATCTATCCGCTGTCAGGAGCCTGACGTTTTTTGTCAGATGGATCCGCAGGATGAACCCGCCGGATGAATCCGGCTCCTTGAGGAACAGCCTGCCGATCGTCCTTCCCCCGGAGGCGGGGTGCTAGCGAGTCGTCAGATCGCGTAGGTGCTGGTTGGCCACCGTCAGCATGGAGATATCTACGACGTTGACCGCCCGCAGCTCCTCCACCAGCTGGCGCAGCCGGCCCACGCTCTGGCGGTTGCGCTGCATCCAGCTGCGCACCGGCCGGGCCTGCCCCTGGCCGGATTCGAGAACCTGGCTGGTGAGCAGGCTCTGGTGCGAGTAGAAGTCCTCGACGATGCCCTCCAGAGCGTCCTTCTGCCAGCGGTTCTTGGTGCGCAGCTTGCGGGAGGTCTCGCGCAGCCAGTCGATCCCCAGACGGGCGCCGAGACGGAAGTAGATGCGCGCCACTTCCCGCACGTCCTGCTCCTCCCCGGCGATGCGCACGATGTCGCAGGCGGAGCTGAGCAGCGGCAGGCTGGCGATGCGCCGGGCCAGCTCCTGGGGTGCGCCCTTGGCCTGCAGGGTGCGCGCCTCGGCCTCCAGCAGCTTGAGGTGCTCCGCCGGCAGGATCGCCGCCAGATCCTCCGCCAGCGCCACCACCCCGGCCTCGTAGCGGCGCACGGTGGCGGTGATGTCGATGGCCTTGCCGCCGCTGTGACGCAGGAACCACAAAGTGGTGCGTTCGAGTAGCCGGCCCACCGCCAACACCATGTCCATCTGCAGCTCCGCAACCAGCTTGTCGTCCAGGGCTTCGATCTGCGCCCACAGATCCCGCAGGTGATACGTGTCGCGGGTCACCGTATAGGCCCGGGCGATATCCACCGCCGAGCTGCCGGTGGCCTCTCCCAGCCGGGTGATGAAGGTGGGACCGACGCGGTTGATCATGCTGTTGGTGGTGTAAGTGGCGATGATCTCCCGGCGCAGCCGGTGGTTGGCGATGCGGTCCCGGTAGCGCTCCTGGAGGGCCCGCGGGAAGTAGCGCACCAGATCTTCCACCAGCAGGGCGTCGTCCGGCAGATCCGACTCCAACAACTCCTGGTAGAGGAAGAGCTTGGAGTAGGCCAGGAGGACGGCGATCTCCGGCCGGGTGAGGCCCTGCTCCAGAGCGTGGCGCTCCGCCAGGGTCTCGTCGTCGGGAAGATGCTCCAGGGCCCGGTCCAAGCGCCCGGCGCGCTCCAGATCCCGCATCATGCGCAGGTGCAGATCCGCCAGCCCCGGTCCCTGGGCCTCCTCCACCGAGATGGCCAGGGTCTGGAGGTAGTTGTCCCGCAACACCAGCGCCGCCACGTCGTCGGTCATCTCCTGCAGCAGCAAATCCCGCTGTTTGACGGTGAGATCACCGCCGCTCACCACCCCGTCCAGGAGGATCTTGATATTCACCTCGTGATCGGAACAATCCACCCCGGCGGAGTTGTCGATGGCGTCGGTGTTGTTGCGCCCACCGGCGAGGGCGAATTCGATGCGCCCCTCCTGAGTCAGCCCGAGGTTGGCTCCTTCGGCGATGACCCGGCAGCGCAGCTCCGGAGCGTCCACCCGCACCGGGTCGTTGGTGCGGTCCCCGGTGTCCGCATGATGCTCGTAGCTGGCCTTGACGTAGGTCCCGATGCCGCCGAACCACAGCAGGTCCACCTCCGCCTTGAGCACCGCCCGCACCAGCTCGTCGGGGGTTACGGAGTCCTCCTCGAGGCCGAAGCGCCGACGGATTTCGGGGGTCAGCTCCAGGCTCTTGGCGCTGCGCGGGAAGATACCGCCGCCCTCGGAGATCACCGAGCGGTCGTAGTCGTCCCAGGTCGAGCCCGGCAGCCGGAAGAGGCGTTCCCGTTCCGCGAAGCTGCGCTCCGTATCCGGATCCGGGTCGACGAAGATGTGCAGGTGATTGAAGGCTCCCAGCAGCCGCAGATGACGGCTCTGGAGCATGCCGTTGCCGAAGACGTCGCCGGACATGTCGCCGACGCCGACGACGGTGAAATCCTGGCGCTGGACATCGTGGCCGAGCTCCCGGAAGTGGCGCTTCACCGACTCCCAGGCGCCGCGGGCGGTGATCCCCATCTTCTTGTGGTCATAGCCGGCGGAGCCGCCGGAGGCGAAGGCGTCGCCGAGCCAGAAACCGTACTCCAGGGAGATGGCGTTGGCGATGTCGGAGAAGGTGGCGGTGCCTTTGTCCGCCGCCACCACCAGATAGGGGTCGTCCTCGTCCCGCCGCACCACCATCGGCGGCGGCACCACGGCGCCGTCCACCAGGTTGTCGGTGAGGTCCAGGAGGCCGCGGATCATCATCCGGTAGCAGGCCTTGCCCTCCTCCAGGAAGGCTTCCCGGCTGCCGTCCGTGGGCGGCTGCTTGAGCACGAAGCCCCCCTTGGCCCCCACCGGCACGATCACCGCGTTCTTGACCATCTGGGCTTTCATCAACCCCAGGATCTCGGTGCGGAAATCCTCCCGCCGGTCGGACCAGCGCAAGCCACCCCGGGCCACCTGGCCGCCGCGCAGATGCACCGCCTCGAAGCGCGGTGAGTAGACGAAGATCTCCACCATGGGCCGCGGCTTGGGCAGATCCGTGACCCGCTGGGAATCGAGCTTGAAGGCCAGGTACGGCGGCTCGGCGCCGCCCTCGCCACGCTGGTAGAAGTTGGTGCGCAGGGTGCACTTCACCAGATTGAGGAAGAGCCGCACCATGCGGTCCTGATCGAGGTTGGTGACCCCGTCCAGCATCTCCCGGATCGACTCCTCGAGCTCCGCCGCACGCTGCTCCGCGGCACTGCGGTCTCCGTCCTCGGAGGTCAGGGCAGGGTCGAAGCTGGCCTCGAAGAGCTCCACCAGCAAACGGGAGAGCTGAGGGTTGGCCGCCAGGGTGTCGCCGATGTAGCGCTGGCTGAAGGTCACCCCCGCCTGGCGCAGGAACTTCGCGTAGGCCCGCAGCACCACCACCTGACGGCTGGTGAGGCCGGCGCCCAACACCAGCCGGTTGAAGCCGTCGTTCTCCACCACCCCATGCCAGATGTCCAGGAAGGCCTGGCGCAAAGATTCCTTCGCCGCCGCCAGATCGATGGCGCTGCCATCCGCCGTCTGGAGATCGAAGTCGCCAATCCACACCGGCTCCTCCACCCCCTCCGGACGCACCGCGTAGGGAGTCTCGGAAACCACCTTGAAACCCAGGTGCTCGAGCTTCGGCAACACATCGCTGAGCACCGGCGGCTCGCCACCGTGGTAGAGCTTGAGGCGCACCTGGTGATCCCGTCCCTCCAGCGCCCGGTAGAGGTGTAGCTCGAGGCTCGCTCCGGCGCCGTATTGGGCGACATCGGAGCTCTGGGTGGCCAGCATCTGCTCGATATTCTCAATGTCCGGAGACACCACCTCCGGCGGGAAGGCTTCCCGATAGGCCACCGGGAAGGCCTCGCCGTAACGCCGGTGCAGGGCCAGCCCCCGATCCTCGGCGAAGCGCGCGACCAGAACCTGCTGCAGCCGGTCCGACCAGGTGCGGGCGGCGGCCACCAGCCGGCCCTCGATCTGCTTGCGGTCGTAGGGCGGCAGCTTGCCGGGAGTGGTCTTGATGATCAGGTGCACCCGCGCCAAAGGCGAGTCGGCGATCTGGCTGTAGACCGCCGATTGCTCGCCGTCCAGGGCCTGGGAGAGGATCTGGCCGAAGCGTAGCCGCAGGGCCGTGTTGTAGCGGTCCCGGGGCACGTAGACCAGGCAGGAGACGAAGCGCTCGAAAGGGTCCTCCCGCAGGAAGAGGGCGATGCGCTGGCGCTCCTGGAGCTGCAGGATGCCCAGGGCGGTGTAGAGCAGTTGCTCCTCGCCGATCTGGAAGAGCTCGTCCCGGGGGAAGGTCTCCAGGATGTGCACCAACGCCTTGGCGTCGTGGCCCTTGGGCGGAAAGCCCGCCCTCTCTACCGTGTGCTCCACCTTCTGGCGCAGCAGCGGAATGGTGCGCGGGCTGAGGCTGTAGGCCACCGAGGTGAAGAGGCCCATGATCCGCCGCTCCCCCACCACCTCACCGGCCTGGTTGTAGCGCTTGATGCCGATGTAGTCCATGTGCACCGGGCGATGCACCGTGGCGACGCCGTCGGCCTTGGTGACGATGAGCAGCTCCTCCCGGCGAGCGAAGCGGCTCATGGCCTCGGTGAGCAGGGTGATGGGGCGCTCGGCGGCGGAGGGCCGTGCCCGGCGCAGCACTCCGAGGCTCGATTCCGGCACCGCCCGCAGATACTCCCGCCCCTTCTGCCGCACCAGGTCCGCTTCGCGGTAGCCGAGGAAAGTGAAATGGTCGTCCGCCAGCCAGCGCAGGAAGGCCTGCACCTCCTCGGCCTCCTCCTCCGGCACCGGGGGCGGGTTGGACTCCAGCTCCTCGACGATGTCCAGAGCCTTCTGGCGAATGGGCTGCCAATCGTCCACCGCCAGCCGCACGTCCTCGAGGACGCTCTCCAACACCTCCCGCAGCTCCTCCAGGGCCTCCGGACGAGCTTCTCGTTTGACCTCCATGTGCATCATCGACTCGGCGATGCCCTCGGCCTTCTCATCCGCCGCCAGCAGCCGGGTGCGCACACCGTCCTCATCCCGCTCCACCCGCACCACCGGGTGCATCAGCAGATGGGTGTCGAGGCCCCGCTGGGCCACCGCCGCCGACACCGAGTCCACTAGGAAGGGCATGTCGTCGTTGACGATCTCCACCACCGTGTAGCCGGTCTGCCAGCCGTGATCCTCCACCCGCGGGTTATAGACCCGCACCTTGGCGGTGCCCACGGAGCGCTGGCGGGAGAAGGACCACAGGGAGAGCACCGCCCCCAGCAGATCCTCCGCCGGGGTGTGGAGCAGGTCGTCGGGACTCGCCGGGGAGAAGAAATAGCGCACGAAACGCTCGATCTCCTCGGCGTGCTCGGCTTCCAGGCGAGCTCGAAGCCGTTCCACTACTTCAGAGATCAGAGCCTCTTTGAGGGCTTCGGCCGATGCGGTCATGGAACCTCCACGGGGGTCTTGGGAAAGGCTGGGCGAGGGCCGGAGGCCCGCCGCCGAATGCTTGGTTGGTGTGTCTTCAGCCGCCGGCGGCGGCACCTTGCAGGCGATCTTCGATCCGCCGCTGGACCCAGCGGCCATCCCACCACTCCACCGGATTCACCGCCAGATCTTGAAGCAGCAGGGTGAAATGGAGGTGGTCGCCGCCGGCCAAACCGGTGGCGCCGGTGTGGCCCACGGTCTCTCCCCGGGCCACTTGCTGGCCCTCCTCCACTTCGATGCGGGAGAGGTGAGCGTAGAGGCTGAGCAGCCCGTAACCGTGGTCCACCACCACGGTGCGCCCGTAGATCCCCAGATACCGCGCCAGGACCACCCGGCCGGCGTTGGAGGAAGGCACCGCCGCGGCGCGCACGGAGGCCAGGTCGAAGCCCAGGTGATCCTGCTGGTCCACGTCCCGGCCTTGGTAGACGTACGTACGGCGATCCGCAAAGGAGGACATGACCTGACTGCCGGGAAGCTGCAGGAAGGCTCCCTGCCATAGCTGCCGGGGC
This Acidobacteriota bacterium DNA region includes the following protein-coding sequences:
- a CDS encoding metallophosphoesterase encodes the protein MKKIRLLHAADLHLGAPMECLPGELGAAERALCAGATHAAWRQLVQVAVEEEVDLVVLAGDTLDGEAPLEARRWLVEGLEELAAEEIPTVLVAGEGDCLSSSVWSGFELPAGSTLLTPEHPEFLVRRGGRVVVSVVGYSRDPAVEGSRLPSARRRDPEHEDAVQVAVRHGTVTAERRVGDLRGALRLREVERSGLDAWLLGSAHRHRTWSEADPLIHDPGCAQARWPRETGLRGCSLIEWADGRSRPPKCRFRPLGPVAWHAQAVELSTAQTLESEVRRVVQEIDGELPREVELVLLHLSVRGGLASSRSRFENALRKALGERFGDRVILGPPAMEVLPTPAREGIPAESFAEAVLEEQSRAGTEGGQEALRATVQELLDRAGLPEKIWPAELAPAQNLEELLSLATAEALWALTLEDA
- a CDS encoding NAD-glutamate dehydrogenase; this encodes MTASAEALKEALISEVVERLRARLEAEHAEEIERFVRYFFSPASPDDLLHTPAEDLLGAVLSLWSFSRQRSVGTAKVRVYNPRVEDHGWQTGYTVVEIVNDDMPFLVDSVSAAVAQRGLDTHLLMHPVVRVERDEDGVRTRLLAADEKAEGIAESMMHMEVKREARPEALEELREVLESVLEDVRLAVDDWQPIRQKALDIVEELESNPPPVPEEEAEEVQAFLRWLADDHFTFLGYREADLVRQKGREYLRAVPESSLGVLRRARPSAAERPITLLTEAMSRFARREELLIVTKADGVATVHRPVHMDYIGIKRYNQAGEVVGERRIMGLFTSVAYSLSPRTIPLLRQKVEHTVERAGFPPKGHDAKALVHILETFPRDELFQIGEEQLLYTALGILQLQERQRIALFLREDPFERFVSCLVYVPRDRYNTALRLRFGQILSQALDGEQSAVYSQIADSPLARVHLIIKTTPGKLPPYDRKQIEGRLVAAARTWSDRLQQVLVARFAEDRGLALHRRYGEAFPVAYREAFPPEVVSPDIENIEQMLATQSSDVAQYGAGASLELHLYRALEGRDHQVRLKLYHGGEPPVLSDVLPKLEHLGFKVVSETPYAVRPEGVEEPVWIGDFDLQTADGSAIDLAAAKESLRQAFLDIWHGVVENDGFNRLVLGAGLTSRQVVVLRAYAKFLRQAGVTFSQRYIGDTLAANPQLSRLLVELFEASFDPALTSEDGDRSAAEQRAAELEESIREMLDGVTNLDQDRMVRLFLNLVKCTLRTNFYQRGEGGAEPPYLAFKLDSQRVTDLPKPRPMVEIFVYSPRFEAVHLRGGQVARGGLRWSDRREDFRTEILGLMKAQMVKNAVIVPVGAKGGFVLKQPPTDGSREAFLEEGKACYRMMIRGLLDLTDNLVDGAVVPPPMVVRRDEDDPYLVVAADKGTATFSDIANAISLEYGFWLGDAFASGGSAGYDHKKMGITARGAWESVKRHFRELGHDVQRQDFTVVGVGDMSGDVFGNGMLQSRHLRLLGAFNHLHIFVDPDPDTERSFAERERLFRLPGSTWDDYDRSVISEGGGIFPRSAKSLELTPEIRRRFGLEEDSVTPDELVRAVLKAEVDLLWFGGIGTYVKASYEHHADTGDRTNDPVRVDAPELRCRVIAEGANLGLTQEGRIEFALAGGRNNTDAIDNSAGVDCSDHEVNIKILLDGVVSGGDLTVKQRDLLLQEMTDDVAALVLRDNYLQTLAISVEEAQGPGLADLHLRMMRDLERAGRLDRALEHLPDDETLAERHALEQGLTRPEIAVLLAYSKLFLYQELLESDLPDDALLVEDLVRYFPRALQERYRDRIANHRLRREIIATYTTNSMINRVGPTFITRLGEATGSSAVDIARAYTVTRDTYHLRDLWAQIEALDDKLVAELQMDMVLAVGRLLERTTLWFLRHSGGKAIDITATVRRYEAGVVALAEDLAAILPAEHLKLLEAEARTLQAKGAPQELARRIASLPLLSSACDIVRIAGEEQDVREVARIYFRLGARLGIDWLRETSRKLRTKNRWQKDALEGIVEDFYSHQSLLTSQVLESGQGQARPVRSWMQRNRQSVGRLRQLVEELRAVNVVDISMLTVANQHLRDLTTR